The Planococcus versutus genome contains a region encoding:
- the obgE gene encoding GTPase ObgE, with product MFVDHVKVYVRGGDGGDGMVAFRREKYVPNGGPAGGDGGKGGNIVFIVEEGLRTLMDFRYKRIFKAERGTHGMSANKHGAKAEDTLIKVPPGTVVKDVDTGETIADLVEHGQTAVIAKGGRGGRGNSRFATPANPAPELSEKGEPGFERNVILELKVLADAGLVGFPSVGKSTLLSVVSAAKPKIAEYHFTTIVPNLGMVETEDQRSFVMADLPGLIEGAHEGIGLGHQFLRHIERTRVIIHVIDMSALEGRDPYEDYVTINEELKQYNMRLTERPQLIVANKMDMPDSEENLKKFREKLPEDARIFPISALSRKGLSNLLFAIADIIEVTPEFPMIDEEEASESTVLYKHESDADGFDISRGPDGAFILTGYAIERMFKMTDFSREDSIRRFARQMRGMGIDDALRDRGAENGDTVRLLEFEFEFMD from the coding sequence ATGTTTGTCGATCACGTAAAAGTTTATGTTAGAGGTGGCGACGGCGGAGATGGCATGGTTGCTTTCCGTCGCGAAAAATATGTACCAAACGGCGGACCTGCTGGCGGAGATGGCGGTAAAGGCGGAAATATCGTCTTTATCGTTGAAGAAGGATTGCGTACGTTAATGGATTTCCGTTACAAACGGATTTTTAAAGCCGAACGTGGAACACACGGCATGAGTGCCAACAAACACGGTGCAAAAGCAGAAGATACATTGATCAAAGTTCCGCCGGGCACAGTCGTTAAAGACGTTGACACAGGAGAAACCATTGCTGATTTAGTGGAGCACGGTCAAACAGCGGTTATTGCGAAAGGTGGACGTGGAGGACGCGGAAACTCGCGTTTTGCAACGCCAGCTAATCCTGCACCGGAGCTTTCTGAAAAAGGCGAACCAGGTTTCGAACGCAATGTTATTTTGGAATTGAAAGTATTAGCAGATGCTGGACTTGTAGGATTTCCAAGTGTTGGTAAATCGACGTTATTGTCAGTCGTATCAGCAGCAAAACCTAAAATTGCGGAATATCATTTTACCACGATTGTACCAAACTTGGGCATGGTCGAAACAGAAGACCAACGCAGTTTTGTTATGGCCGATTTGCCTGGATTGATTGAAGGTGCTCACGAAGGAATCGGCCTTGGCCATCAATTCCTACGTCATATTGAACGCACACGTGTCATTATCCACGTAATCGACATGTCGGCTCTTGAAGGTCGCGATCCTTATGAAGATTATGTAACAATCAATGAAGAGTTAAAACAATACAATATGCGTTTAACGGAACGGCCACAATTGATTGTTGCAAACAAAATGGATATGCCAGATTCTGAAGAGAATTTGAAAAAATTCCGTGAAAAATTACCAGAAGATGCACGAATTTTCCCGATTTCTGCATTATCACGTAAAGGCTTGAGCAATTTATTGTTTGCGATTGCGGATATTATTGAAGTCACACCGGAATTCCCAATGATTGACGAAGAAGAAGCTTCAGAAAGCACAGTTCTTTACAAACACGAAAGCGATGCAGATGGCTTTGATATTTCGCGTGGTCCGGACGGCGCCTTTATTTTGACTGGTTATGCGATTGAACGGATGTTCAAGATGACGGATTTCTCTCGTGAAGATTCGATTCGCCGATTTGCTCGTCAAATGCGCGGCATGGGAATTGATGACGCTCTTCGTGACCGCGGAGCAGAAAATGGCGATACGGTTCGCTTGCTTGAATTCGAATTCGAATTTATGGATTGA
- the mreC gene encoding rod shape-determining protein MreC, whose translation MPKLFTNKRLILLLLGVILLVALISFSLRDRDNVSLPEQIIKDAVGAGQSAFSRPAHVVTGIFENIDSLLKTFEENQHLKTRLEEFAGVQAEVKDLRTENKELKEIVGKEEDLREFNPIQATVIARNPDQWEEKIILNQGTNQGVAKNMAVMTASGLIGKITLTTPTTSTVELISTFNPNYRISAMVVDGKKDVFGLIEGYDAERRELLLKRIDANIELKKGDQVMSSGLGGIFPKGILIGTITEVTIDEFGLTKLAYVKPAANFSLLDHVIIADRVMEEVDGEDNGVTGDDES comes from the coding sequence ATGCCAAAGCTTTTTACAAACAAGCGGCTAATTTTGCTGCTGTTGGGTGTCATCCTGCTGGTTGCACTGATTTCTTTTTCGCTCCGCGATCGTGACAATGTGTCACTTCCGGAACAAATTATAAAAGATGCTGTGGGAGCCGGGCAGTCGGCATTTTCACGACCTGCTCATGTTGTCACTGGTATTTTTGAAAATATCGATTCGTTGCTAAAGACATTTGAAGAAAACCAGCATTTGAAAACGCGTTTAGAAGAATTTGCAGGTGTGCAGGCTGAAGTCAAAGACTTGCGAACTGAAAACAAAGAACTCAAAGAAATCGTTGGAAAAGAAGAGGATTTACGTGAATTCAATCCCATTCAAGCAACGGTGATTGCCCGAAACCCCGATCAATGGGAAGAAAAAATTATTTTAAACCAAGGCACCAATCAAGGTGTCGCAAAAAATATGGCGGTTATGACAGCGAGCGGGTTGATTGGAAAAATTACGTTAACAACGCCTACAACGTCAACCGTTGAATTGATTTCGACGTTCAATCCTAATTACCGCATTTCAGCAATGGTCGTCGATGGCAAGAAAGATGTCTTTGGATTAATTGAAGGCTACGATGCAGAACGTCGCGAATTGCTGTTAAAACGAATTGACGCAAATATTGAACTCAAAAAAGGCGATCAAGTTATGTCTAGTGGACTTGGTGGGATTTTCCCGAAAGGTATTTTAATTGGGACAATCACAGAAGTCACCATCGATGAATTTGGGTTAACCAAACTTGCTTATGTAAAACCAGCAGCTAATTTCTCTCTTTTAGATCATGTGATTATTGCGGATCGTGTGATGGAAGAAGTGGACGGTGAAGACAATGGCGTGACGGGAGACGATGAATCATGA
- the rplU gene encoding 50S ribosomal protein L21, protein MYAIIETGGKQIKVEAGQEIYVEKLTGEAGDVITFDKVLFVGGDDTKVGVPFVEGATVTAKVVKSGRAKKITVFTYKAKKNYHRKKGHRQPYTKLTVDAINL, encoded by the coding sequence ATGTACGCAATTATTGAAACTGGTGGAAAACAAATCAAAGTTGAAGCAGGCCAAGAAATCTACGTTGAGAAATTGACTGGAGAAGCTGGTGATGTTATCACTTTTGACAAAGTTCTATTTGTAGGTGGAGATGATACGAAAGTGGGTGTTCCTTTTGTTGAAGGAGCTACTGTTACGGCTAAAGTTGTAAAAAGCGGCCGCGCTAAAAAGATCACAGTTTTCACTTATAAAGCGAAAAAGAACTACCATAGAAAAAAAGGTCACCGTCAGCCATACACGAAATTGACTGTCGATGCTATTAACCTGTAA
- a CDS encoding ribosomal-processing cysteine protease Prp, which yields MILVTVTEISKRISSFEMSGHADYAEHGQDLVCAGASAVSFGAVNAVMELTGVEPDIQQATSGFLKVSFPDNLNDKTDEQVQLLVRAMIVSLKTIEQDYEEYIKITFTA from the coding sequence ATGATACTTGTAACTGTAACGGAAATATCAAAACGCATTTCGTCTTTTGAAATGTCAGGTCATGCGGATTACGCTGAACACGGGCAAGACCTCGTATGTGCTGGAGCATCTGCTGTCTCTTTTGGAGCGGTGAATGCCGTCATGGAGCTGACGGGAGTCGAACCAGACATTCAGCAAGCGACTAGCGGCTTTTTAAAAGTCAGTTTTCCAGATAACCTGAATGACAAGACGGATGAGCAGGTACAACTGTTAGTGCGTGCAATGATTGTTTCTTTAAAAACGATTGAACAAGACTATGAAGAATATATTAAAATAACCTTCACAGCCTAG
- a CDS encoding rod shape-determining protein codes for MFGFGLKDVGIDLGTANTLVYIKGKGIVLREPSVVVKNKRTEEIVAVGSQAKNMMGRTAESIIAIRPMTDGVIADYDTTLIMIKHYLEEAFKAVGSKWKSGTVMICVPFGITSVEQRAVLNAARSAGAREAFTIEEPFAAAIGAGLPVWEPVGSMVVDIGGGTTEVAIISLGGIVSSESIRVAGDAFDVEIIHYIRKTYNVLIGERTAEALKLGIGSAAVLEESQKTISMDIRGRDLVTGFPKTVQVTAGEIVEAVKEPIAEIIAGIKTALEKTPPELSSDVLENGIVLTGGGALLKNLDRVISNETSMPVSIADHPLDCVALGTGKALENMDKFRRQLSIK; via the coding sequence GTGTTTGGATTTGGTCTAAAAGATGTAGGAATTGATTTAGGTACAGCCAATACGTTGGTATATATTAAAGGCAAAGGAATTGTTCTTCGTGAACCTTCTGTTGTCGTTAAAAATAAACGAACAGAGGAAATTGTCGCGGTCGGTAGTCAAGCAAAAAACATGATGGGGCGAACAGCCGAATCGATTATTGCGATTCGTCCAATGACTGATGGTGTTATTGCTGATTACGATACGACTTTGATTATGATAAAGCATTATTTAGAAGAAGCGTTTAAAGCCGTCGGCAGCAAATGGAAAAGTGGCACGGTTATGATTTGTGTTCCTTTTGGCATAACTTCTGTCGAACAACGCGCTGTGTTAAATGCTGCACGTAGCGCTGGAGCTCGCGAAGCATTCACAATTGAAGAACCGTTCGCAGCAGCAATTGGTGCAGGGTTACCGGTTTGGGAACCTGTGGGCAGTATGGTCGTCGATATTGGGGGCGGTACCACAGAAGTAGCGATTATTTCTCTAGGTGGAATCGTTTCAAGCGAATCGATTCGTGTAGCTGGAGATGCATTTGATGTAGAAATTATTCACTATATCCGCAAAACTTATAATGTGTTAATCGGTGAGAGAACCGCAGAAGCGTTAAAACTTGGCATTGGATCCGCTGCGGTTTTAGAAGAATCTCAAAAAACGATTTCGATGGACATACGCGGTCGCGACTTGGTTACGGGATTTCCAAAAACAGTGCAAGTGACAGCTGGCGAAATTGTCGAAGCCGTTAAAGAGCCAATCGCTGAGATTATCGCTGGGATTAAAACAGCATTAGAAAAAACACCACCTGAACTTAGCTCAGATGTGTTGGAAAATGGCATTGTGTTAACGGGTGGAGGAGCGCTACTAAAAAACCTCGACCGCGTTATCTCGAATGAAACGTCGATGCCTGTGTCGATTGCCGATCACCCACTGGATTGTGTTGCACTTGGCACAGGCAAGGCGCTGGAGAATATGGATAAATTCCGACGTCAGTTATCAATTAAATAA
- the mreD gene encoding rod shape-determining protein MreD — MIRFLIPLICLVLFFMEPVFGLFSPLVINGELNYIVPRFLIMFLIFVTLYYDVKHAVFYGLFFGLLYDVFYIDIIGLYSFLYPAICLVAASVFKRIPQNLVTATLLTLVLLALFEFLLYQFFLLISLTGMPLDLFVTMRLWPTMVANSIFLVMLGWVFKSVMVTQLSERDHKIGLY, encoded by the coding sequence ATGATTCGTTTTCTTATCCCACTGATCTGTCTCGTCTTGTTTTTCATGGAACCGGTTTTTGGACTTTTTTCACCACTTGTTATTAATGGAGAACTGAATTATATTGTGCCCCGTTTTTTGATTATGTTCTTAATTTTTGTCACGCTTTATTACGATGTTAAACACGCCGTGTTTTACGGATTGTTTTTCGGGCTCTTGTATGATGTCTTTTACATTGATATTATTGGGTTATATTCTTTCTTGTATCCAGCTATTTGTTTAGTTGCCGCGTCTGTGTTTAAACGAATCCCGCAAAATTTAGTGACAGCGACTTTACTAACGCTTGTTTTATTGGCACTGTTTGAATTTTTGCTTTACCAATTCTTCCTGCTCATTTCATTAACAGGTATGCCGCTTGATTTATTTGTTACCATGCGGTTATGGCCAACGATGGTTGCCAACTCAATCTTTTTGGTGATGCTCGGATGGGTTTTTAAATCGGTAATGGTCACGCAATTATCAGAGCGTGATCATAAAATAGGGTTATATTAA
- the rpmA gene encoding 50S ribosomal protein L27, translating to MLRLDLQFFASKKGVGSTRNGRDSESKRLGAKRADGQEVTGGSILYRQRGTRIYPGENVGRGGDDTLFAKIDGVVRFERFGRDKKKVSVYPVAQEA from the coding sequence ATGTTAAGATTAGATCTTCAGTTTTTTGCATCTAAAAAAGGTGTAGGTTCAACGAGAAACGGACGTGACTCTGAATCTAAACGCCTTGGCGCAAAACGTGCAGACGGCCAAGAAGTTACTGGTGGTTCAATTTTATATCGTCAACGCGGTACTAGAATTTATCCAGGTGAGAACGTTGGACGTGGCGGAGACGATACACTTTTTGCTAAAATCGACGGAGTTGTTCGTTTTGAACGTTTCGGACGCGATAAGAAAAAAGTTAGCGTATATCCAGTTGCACAAGAAGCTTAA
- the minD gene encoding septum site-determining protein MinD, translating to MGEAIVITSGKGGVGKTTTTANLGTALALQGKKVCLIDTDIGLRNLDVILGLENRIIYDLIDVLEGRCKVHQALVKDKRFEDMLYLLPAAQTADKNDVNPEQMKELVTELKSDYDFVIIDCPAGIEQGYKNAVAGADHAIVVTTPEISAVRDADRIIGLLELEENIDAPRLIINRIRPHLMKAGEALDINEITTHLSIDLLGIVADDERVISSSNKGEPIVMDPSNPAALGYRNIARRLLGESVPLMSMEKAPPSLFTKIKAVFTK from the coding sequence GTGGGAGAAGCTATCGTAATTACATCAGGTAAGGGAGGCGTCGGTAAAACGACGACAACCGCCAACCTCGGCACTGCATTGGCTCTTCAAGGAAAGAAAGTTTGTTTGATTGATACCGATATTGGATTGCGTAACCTTGATGTAATTTTAGGACTTGAAAATCGCATCATTTATGATTTGATTGATGTACTCGAAGGTCGCTGCAAAGTGCATCAAGCGCTTGTTAAAGACAAACGGTTTGAAGACATGCTGTATTTATTGCCAGCTGCACAAACGGCTGACAAAAATGACGTCAATCCCGAACAAATGAAAGAATTAGTAACTGAATTGAAAAGCGATTACGATTTCGTCATTATTGATTGCCCAGCTGGAATTGAGCAAGGCTATAAAAATGCGGTCGCTGGAGCTGATCATGCAATTGTCGTGACCACACCTGAAATTTCAGCTGTTCGTGACGCAGATCGCATCATCGGCTTGTTGGAACTTGAAGAAAACATTGATGCGCCGCGGCTAATTATCAACCGAATTCGTCCACATTTGATGAAAGCGGGAGAAGCACTGGATATTAATGAAATAACAACTCATTTGTCAATCGATTTGTTGGGCATTGTAGCAGACGACGAACGCGTCATCTCGAGTTCGAACAAAGGCGAGCCCATCGTTATGGACCCATCTAATCCTGCAGCGCTCGGCTACCGCAACATTGCGCGTCGCTTGCTTGGAGAATCAGTTCCATTGATGAGCATGGAAAAAGCACCGCCTAGTTTGTTTACTAAAATCAAAGCCGTTTTTACAAAATAA
- a CDS encoding Spo0B domain-containing protein — MANPITVAQSLRHARHDFLNELQLIKMNLDLGRLQEAQAIIRSHAEASMHVSRLADIGLPLTEEWLLTVNWSYTGFRFNIACYATAAPSHLDGAFRRFLEDFVKQANQHVDPDQVFEGVISLTSNASFFEMNITYPENWPDLNIVETDGFTVAKECNEDSATISVRAQMEG; from the coding sequence ATGGCAAACCCAATCACAGTAGCACAATCGCTTCGGCATGCGCGCCATGATTTTTTAAATGAGCTGCAATTAATCAAAATGAATTTAGACCTTGGCCGTCTTCAAGAGGCGCAAGCAATAATTCGTTCGCATGCCGAAGCGTCTATGCATGTCAGTCGGCTAGCCGACATCGGGCTACCGCTGACAGAAGAGTGGTTGCTGACAGTCAATTGGTCTTATACTGGATTTCGTTTTAACATCGCGTGTTATGCGACTGCAGCACCATCTCATTTGGATGGCGCATTTCGGCGTTTTTTAGAGGATTTTGTGAAACAGGCAAACCAACACGTGGATCCGGATCAAGTGTTTGAGGGTGTGATTTCACTAACATCCAATGCCTCATTTTTTGAAATGAACATCACGTATCCGGAAAATTGGCCGGATTTGAACATAGTGGAAACAGATGGTTTCACGGTAGCAAAAGAGTGCAATGAAGACAGTGCAACAATTTCTGTTCGTGCACAGATGGAGGGATAG
- the minC gene encoding septum site-determining protein MinC yields the protein MLLKNLVNIKGKNKGLVLYLDDQCAYSELLPALKAKVSEPALDSDTEVTIHLNKRYCTESQIAELSEIIATNPHLKVVGATSDILTVKESDQLILERQSETYVGIVRSGQIVKAEGDLVVIGDVNPNGRVEAGGSVYVLGRLKGAAHAGTKGNRDAVIAASWLEATQLKIHDELETMTDELSSLSEQPEMECAYLHTNGTIIIDRLQELRFIRPQISTFKGGS from the coding sequence ATTTTGTTGAAAAATCTCGTTAATATTAAAGGGAAAAATAAAGGGCTTGTGCTTTATCTTGATGATCAATGCGCATATTCCGAGTTATTGCCCGCACTAAAAGCAAAGGTTTCAGAACCCGCGCTTGATAGCGATACGGAAGTAACGATTCATTTGAACAAACGCTATTGTACAGAAAGTCAAATTGCAGAATTGAGCGAAATCATTGCAACCAATCCTCATTTGAAGGTAGTCGGAGCAACCAGTGATATCCTAACAGTAAAAGAAAGTGATCAACTGATTCTCGAGCGCCAGTCAGAAACCTATGTGGGAATTGTCCGGTCTGGTCAAATTGTTAAAGCAGAAGGTGACTTAGTGGTTATTGGTGATGTAAACCCGAACGGCCGTGTAGAAGCGGGTGGAAGTGTTTATGTGCTAGGTCGTTTAAAAGGCGCGGCTCACGCCGGAACTAAAGGCAATCGCGACGCAGTTATTGCAGCGTCGTGGCTCGAAGCAACACAATTAAAGATTCACGACGAATTGGAAACCATGACAGACGAATTGTCTAGTTTATCGGAACAACCGGAAATGGAATGTGCATATTTACATACAAATGGTACGATCATCATTGACCGGTTGCAGGAATTGCGTTTTATCCGTCCGCAAATTTCAACGTTTAAAGGAGGAAGCTAG